The genomic segment ACATCGCACTGGCCATGCTCGCACCGCCGACGGCGATCAAAATTGCCAGAAACAAATACGACAATCGCGTCATCATGCGATTGATGGAGACCTGTGTCTCGACGACATTGGCGATCGTCACGATTTTCGTATTGGGCAACATCGTGCTCAATTCGGTCACCAGTCCATTAGCGACATCCTCGCAACACCCCATCACCTCGATGACGTTGACGACTTCCCCCGCATTGGATAACCGTTGTACGGAGTGCAGATGGGCGAAGACACGCGTATCGTCGATGGTCCCGGTCGGTTCCAGGGCGGCGATCACGGTGAACGATTCGCCCAACAGCTCAATGGAATCACCCGTTTTTAGCCCGGTGTGGGCGGCTAGGTCCGCGCCGAGAATGGCATCGTTTTCCTGCAGATCCTGAATCGTGCGTCGACGTGCTAAGGCTTCCGGGGCATCGTCTGCCGCATTGGCCACGTTGATCTTGGCTTTGCAACCTATATGTTTTTTGAACAACTGGCCACCTTGCCAGGCAGCCATGGTTTGCAGATCGGCCTGAGGCATAATTCCCGTCAGCGTGGCAGATTTCTCCTGCAATGTAATCGGCACGCACAGTTTCGGCGACAAGCCCTCGACACCGGTCAGTCCGGCCATCGCCAATTCGGCCACATGCTCTTCGGGAATCGTTTCTTTGTGCATGTCGGCTGCGTAGTAATCTTGGAGCGTGACCCCTTTGGGCAAAACCAACACGTTGGCGCCCAAGGTATCCAGCTTGCCGGCGACTTCCTGTTCAGAGAAGACAGTAACATTGCGAATGGCCACGAGTGCGGTCACGCCCAGCAAAATCGCCAGCACGCTGGTGAACATGGCTGTCGGCCGTTCTCGCAACTCTTTCCAGATGATGGATGTGAGTGTCATATTGGAATCCTTTCCAGAGTTGGTTTCAGAGTTACGGCCGGCAATGTTTGCAGTTTTTGTCTCCACAGCCCTTTCCAGCGGCCCGTAGTTTGGAAATCAAGTGCGCCTTGGTCACGTTGGCCGGATACTTACCGAGCAGCACACCCGGTGGTGCCATGAAAACCGTCGTTGTGGTTTGCGACGTCCGCGGGATTTCCAATTCCTTGAGGAATTTCGTTTCCGCAGGATCGCTGACATGCATGTGCACGATTTCCGATGTGTTTTGATAACACGGGATCGATTTAAACTCGGTCACACCCGCCGGCGGGGCTGTTTGATCGTCGCCATGGACGCAAAGCAAAACGACCTTGCGGTTCTGCATCGCTAACATACAGCGGGTCATCGTCGGTGTGACAAACGCGTTGTCGATTTTGGTCGTGTCCAACACTTTGGCAAACGATGCAGTCACGGCTCCATTGGGAGCGACGGCAAGCATCAATGGCATCGGAGCACGGCTAACGCCGAAGCGCTTAACGATTGCCGCTTCTTCGGGAGCATTGACGCGCACTGCTACGGGATTGGCTTGTTGCGACCGATCCGCCAGACCGGCTTGTAAGTTCTTCCACATTGTGTTCGTCGCTTCATCCTGTTTTTTCCAGAACATGATGAACGAATATTTTTCCTGCTGCGAGCTGGCAGCAATGGAGGTTTCGGTCTTGCTGCGAGTTGCAATTTTCACGGGATCGGCCGCTTCGCATTGGGCCAATGCGCCGAGAATGCTTCCGCACGTCAAAATGATCCGCAGTGGTCCAAAGGGTTTGGAATTCATGGTGGTGACTTTCCACATTAATGGGAGTAAGGGGGGCTCTATTTTTTTCAGCGATTCTCGATTGAGCGGCGACTATCCGGAGAAATCTCCGCCCCCCAACATCAGTTGTGTGCGATTTAGAAGACGCGGGCTGAAGGGGATGACACTAACAAGGCATGTCCCACTGGAGGTCATCAAATCCCAGCGTCAGCAGCAGAGGGATCGCTGAATCGGCGCGCGATCGACCTCAAGTTCGCTAGAGAAGCAAAGGCAACGATATTTCATCACGGTTGGGGAGCGCTACGCGTGTCGTTTCAATGATTGTTCGAAAAGTCAACTGCGTGCTATCGACTTCCTGAAAACCCAACAAGGTCCCTTCTTCCGCGCCATTGCGCGGCAGACTGAACGTTGAAGTGACCCGTGCGGCCCAAATATTAGTGAAGCAGCAAGGACACGAATGTTGAGCGGGCGATTGCTGCGGCGCATGATGATGCCCACGACGATGAGGGCGCGGGCATTTGCAAACATCTTGGATTGTATGGGGAGATAACGTTCCAACCGCCTGCGGCGTTACAATCTCTGCGACAACCTCATTAGCCAGACACGCCGGACAGGGTCGCAGTATCAGCAGCAACATCAATAGGTGGAAAAACTTCATAGCTTGTTCGAGTCCACCGATCCGGTGGACCTCTTTCTTAAAGCCATATAACCAACAACGCGCGAAGGCTCTTCGAACCGCCCAATTCCGAGAAAATCGTGTGGACAATTTTCGCATCGATTCGAAGGCATTCGTTTGTTTTATCGACCTCTAATCCGCGTTTACTGAAGGGATTCCAACGATTCTACGGAACATGCGGATTGGCAATCAGTTACAAAAAAACAGCCACCCTGAGAAATCGGGGTGGCTGTTTTTGTTTGGGGATGCGAGTCTTGACTCGCAAGAGACGATTCAACGCTTAGGCAGCTTCAGAGAACGTATCGTCCAATTCGTCGTCGATTTGGGCATCGTCTTCGATTTCCGCATCGTCCATTTCTTCATCCTCGTCATGGATGAGGTAATAGATGCTGTTCAGAGCATCGTCGAGGTAAGCCTTGACGTTTTCACTGTCAACCGAGGCGATCAGTTTTTCCAGGGACTCCACGACGCGATCGACTTCTTCGCCGGAGATCTCTTCGTACTCTTCTTCGCCGTCGATTTCTTCGAAATCCATTTCGAGGTTTTGGTCTTCGGGCACTGACTGCTCCTTGTGTCGATTTCAGCTGAAACGGGGTGTTGGGGAATTTGCGAATAACACTATCGGCAATTTGACCGAGCGGGATGAAATCCTTTTCTCCGCACGCAAAATCACCGACAGAACAATTCGGAGCGGAATTCTCTCGAAAGTTGGGAATTAGTCAAGACGAACCTGCCGAATGACCAAACTTCGGGGCGCCAGCGTTTCGAGATAACATCGAATTTCCAGTTGTTGCCGCAAGAATCACTTCTTCAGAAACGGCAATAAGCCTGCGTGGTGGCCAATCATCTTCCAGGTCCCGGATTCCTTGCAACATACGCTGGTTGCCCGAATAGAGACCGTTTGAGGCACATCGACGTCAGAGGTGCGATTAACGCCCGCATAGCCCCCTGCCGTTCACAGTGAACTGTGTGCCATTGGAATGAACCGCAGTGAATACCCCTTGAGCAACCGTCGGGCGAGATCGATCGTAATGGCGACCTTCATTTCGGGTTTGGCCGCTTTAGCCTTGCTCCCGGAGGCGGCGTAGAGTGAGCCAGCTCATGCGCCGATCACTGTGACACACATCGTGATATGCGCAGAGAGAGCCTCGATAGTCCTCATCATGAGGCATCGTTAATCAGAAGGTGAGGCTAACAGCTGACTACCGGAATCTTATCGCGCTATCACGGCAACTGCCAATGAGCAGGGGCTGAGGAATCAATACAACGACGGCACACGACGAATACCGTCGATCACTCCGCCATCGCGTATTCGTCTTCCTCGACCCCTTCGACGATCGCTCGCCATTGTTCCGGAGTGTAGAGCACCTCGCGGGCTTGGCTGCCGTTGTAATCGCCGACGATGCCGTCTTCGGCCATGTAGTCGATCAGCCGCGCACCCCGCCCGTAGCCGATGCCCAGAGCCCGCTGTAACAACGAGACGCTACCGCGGCCTTCGCGGATGACGACGTCGATTGCCGATTCGTACAGATCGTCACGCTTCCGCATCGCTTCAATGCCACCAGTGGCGCCGCCGCCCGAGGTACTGATCTGCGCCAATTCCTGGCTGTATTGCGGTTCTTGGTCACTGAAGAATTCAATGACTTTATTCACTTCATCGTCGGATACAAATGTCCCCTGTGCGCGGGTAACCTTACTCGTCCCCGGTGCGAGATACAGCATATCGCCATTACCCAACAACCGTTCGGCCCCCATTTCATCCAACACGACGCGGCTGTCGGTCTTGCTGGCTACCTGGAACGAAATCCGGGCGGGCAAGTTTGATTTAATCAAGCCGGTGATGACGTCCACAGTCGGCTTTTGCGTCGCCAAAACGAGGTGGATACCGACCGCCCGCGATTTTTGCGCCAGGCGAATAATGTGTCCTTCCACGTCTTTGCCGGAAGTCATCATCATGTCGGCCATTTCGTCGGCGATGATCACGATGTACGGCATTTTATCGGGAATGTTGTGCGCTTCTTCCGATTCGGGGTCTTCACCGATCCGGTTGAGCACCTCTTCCTTGCCAAGTTTATTGTAGCTATCCAAGTGACGCACGCCGCAACGAGCCAACAAGTCGTAACGTTCTTCCATCTTGTCGACCGCCCAAGCCAGAATTGCTTCGGCCTTTTTCATGTCGGTGATCACCGGATGCATTAGGTGCGGCACCCGTTTGTACGGGCTGAGTTCGACCATCTTGGGGTCGATCATCAACATCTTGACCTCCGCCGGGCTGCGGGTCATCAGCATCGACAGGATCAATGTATTCAGGCAGACGCTCTTACCGGTTCCGGTCCGTCCAGCGATCAACAAGTGCGGCATTTTTGTTAAATCGACTGCCAGCGGGCGTCCGCTGACATCCTTGCCCAAGAAAATCGGAATACGATGTTTTTCCGTTTGCTCAGGCGAGGACTCAATCAGTTCTCGCAACCGCACCATGACTTGCTTGTCGTTGGGGACCTCGACACCGACGGTGTTTTTGCCCGGGATCGGCGCAACGACACGAACCGCCGGGACGCGCAGCGCCACCGCCAGATCATCGGCCAATGAGGTAATCTTGTTCAGCCGCAGTCCTTTTTCCAGTTCCAATTCAAACTGCGTAATCACCGGTCCGGTGTCGATTTCTGAAACACGAACATTCAGGCCAAATTCCTGAAACGTCCGCTCCAGCACAGCCGCCGCTTTGCGGGCCTTCTCCGAAAGATATTCAAACGGAAAATCGTCCGCGTTTTCCAACAGGCTCGTCTCGGGCAACGCGACCTCTTCGACCGAGTCCGCATTGGCATCGAGCTTGACCATCAGCCGATCGCGATCGCCGACCGCTGAAACGGGCGGGTTGATGCGAATTGGTTTACGCGGTTTTTCAGTGTCTTCATCGGCTTCGTCTGTAAAGGGATCTTCGACGCTTGCTTCTTCTTCCACGGCATTGGCCGCCGCATGAGTTTCCAACTGCTCTTCCCAATCCTCGTCCGTCTCCATTCCACGACGCCGAAACGGTTCGGCAATTCGATTTGCGAATTTCTTGCTGCTGGAGAAACGGGACACGAGATTCAATCGCCCCCAAATCTTGCCCGGTCCGGATTTCAGTAGCGTCATCAGTCGCAGGATCAACCCGTCACAGACCAAAATCAATCCAGCCGCCATCCCGGTGGCCACGAAAATCATCGTCCCCCCCGTGGAAAAACGACGGTCCAACAACGTATAGCCCCATGCCCCTAGATAACCGCCGCTACCGACGGCAGGAACATTCCCCAAGCCAATGCTGATCGTACGAAAAGCGACCGACAAGGAGAGCAGGATCAAACCGAAACCGGTCGCACGGACGTAGGGATCCGAAAAGGGACGTCGCGCAAGCAAACGCACATCCAACACCACCAGCCCGACCACCAGCGCATAGGCGGACAGTCCCATGACGCTAAAGAGCATATGGGCCAAATGGGCTCCCGCGATGCCACAGATATTGCTGGCATGTTCGTGGGGCGGATAGACGTTCTGCCCCGGGGCATCAGCCGGGTCATAGCTGACAAGGCTGAGTGCCGCAAAGACAGTGGCCGCCAGCATCGCCAGGGCCGTCAGGTCGGTTCTCAATCGTGAAAAATTCATCGGACGCTTCGTTTGTTCTGTAGGATCGAAAGTAAACGCCGCCTGCGGCAATTCCGTAGGGACATTGTGAATTCGCCAACATCACGAGCCATAGACAATTCGCGTCCTCCTAAAAATGGAGGCGCATGTCCACGCATGGAAAGCCTATCACACCAACTGTCGCATGTTGCCAAAACGCAACATATGGTGTGGTATTCGAGCAACGTCCTGACCGACAGCAGCGATTGGGTAAGAGGCTCCGGCACTGAGCCGTCTGCTCAGTCAGCAAGAGTACCGACAATCCACGCGATCAGCCGGTGGGCAATGTCGATTTTACTGCCCGTCCATTTTGCGACGGTTGTATCGGTAGAATCGATCAATTCGATGGAATTGTCGTTCGCTCCGATGGCTGTCGTGCGATTGAGTACGATCGCGTCGCAGTTTTTCTTGTGCAGTTTCTCGACAGCCCGCCGGTGAGGATCTTGTGCTTCCAGCGCAAACCCAACCGACCAACGCTGTCCCTTTTGCCGTCCCAGTTCGGCAATGATGTCGGGCATTTCCACCAACTCGATCGTAATCGGCAGGCCGGTTTTGACCCGTTTTCCTGAGGTCCGTTCCCGCGGTCCATAATCACAAACCGCCGCGGAAGCGATCACCCCGTCGCATTCGGCAAATCGCGCGAGACAAGCGTCGTACATGTCCCGCGTTCCTTCGACCGAAACCAACTCACAACCCGCCGGAACCGGCAAGGCCACCGGACCGCTGACCAGCACCACCTCATGTCCGGCGTCGATTGCCGCTTGCGCAATCGAATACCCCATCCGCCCGCTACTGGCATTGGACAGAAAGCGGACGTCATCTAGGTATTCCCGTGTGGGGCCGGCAGTGATGAGAATTTTCATAACAATTCAGGTTTCCAAGTCGACACGGCAATAGTACGCCTCCAGCAGTGTTCTTTCCATCGATTCGCTGAGAATCACCAGAGAAACCAAGGATTCCTTCACCCCCAAATGCCTCTTTCACCGTGCTGCGCTTCCCATCATCCACCGCATCGGTCATCATACCCCTACAAGCCGCGGCGGATGAACCGTCTCGCTGGGAAGGGAGCACAGCAGCACGATGGAACCGACGCCGGTCATCGACGAAATCTTAAGTACACTCAACGAGCAACAACGCAGCGCCGCCATACATGGCCGTGATCCGTTGTTGATTGTCGCCGGTGCCGGAACAGGCAAGACCACCACCCTGGCCCACCGCGTGGCGCATCTCATCGCCGACGGTGTGAATCCAGCGCGGATTCTGCTGCTGACCTTCACCCGCCGCGCCGCCGGCGAAATGGTCCGCCGTGTAGACGGTATTTTGAGGCAATTGAATCATCTCTCCGAAAAGCGAGGCGCGCGTGTTGGCAAGTACAGTGGAAAACAACTCTGGGGCGGCACCTTTCACGCGGTCGCAGCACGACTGCTACGGATGCATGGTCGCTCGATCGGTTTAGAACCGGAGTTCACAGTCCACGACCGCAGTGACTCCGAGGATTTGATCAACGTACTCCGCACGGAGCTGGATCTCGCATCGGCCGAAACCCGATTTCCTCGCAAGAGTACCTGTATCGACATTTATAGCCGCTGCGTCAATTCGCGGCGCAGCCTGCAAGACGTGTTGACGAACTCATTCCCCTGGTGTGTGCAATACGCAGACGACCTCCGCCGGTTATTCGCCGCATTTGTCGATCGCAAAGAACAAAACGCCGTCCTGGACTACGACGACCTGCTGTTGTTTTGGCATGGATTACTCAGCGACCCGGCAGCCGGCACAGCAATCCGCAGCCGCTTTGATTGCGTGCTCGTCGATGAATATCAAGACACCAATCTGCTGCAGGCGGAGATCCTGCAATTGCTGCGGCCCGACGGGCAAGGTGTGACGGTCGTGGGCGACGATGCGCAATCGATCTATTCATTCCGGGCAGCCACGGTCCGCAATATCCTCGATTTCCCTGAGACATACGCCAACACCCGCGTGATTCCACTGGAGCAAAACTACCGCAGCACACAGCCGATTCTGGATGTCACCAACGAAGTGATCGGCCAAGCCCAACAGCGGCATGAAAAGAAGCTGTGGTCGGAACAAACGCAAGGGGAACCCCCGGTCTTGGTGCATTGCCAGGATGAAGACGAACAGACCGAGTTCGTGATCTCCGAGATTTTGGCGCATCGCGAAAAGGGTGTCGACCTTCGCAAACAGGCAGTGCTATTTCGCGCATCACAGCACAGTATGACTTTGGAACTTGAACTGGCCCGCCGCAATATACCGTTCCATAAATACGGCGGCCTAAAATTTGTGGAAACGGCGCATGTCAAAGACTTGATGGCCTATATGCGGCTGGCCGAAAACCCTCGCGATTTTGTGTCAGGAGTCCGCGTCTTATTATTGCTACCCGGCATCGGCCCCAAGCGAACGCGAGATCTGATGTTGCTGCTCAACGACGCAGGCGGCGATTTTCGCGTCTGGGAAGAGTTCGATCCACCGGCGGCCGCCAAGGATTACTGGGCCAAGTTCGTGGAACTGATGCGCAACCTCAACGGCCCGAAGCTGAAAGACTTGCCGCATCAAGTGCACTGCGTGTTTGAGTTCTATGGAGACCTGTTGCAGCGCAAATACGACCACGCCGATGCGCGGCTGCGGGACCTGGAGCAACTCGAACAACTGGCCAACCGATTCCCCGACCGAGCGACGTTTCTGACAGAAATCACGCTCGATCCCCCCGCTTCGACGCAAGACCTCGCCGGTCCGCCGACGCTGGACGACGACTATCTGGTGCTCAGCACAATCCATTCCGCCAAAGGCCTGGAATGGGACGCCGTGTATGTGCTACATGCGGCGGACGGTAAGATCCCCTCCGACATGGCGACGAAGAACGAAGCGGAGATCGAAGAAGAGCTGCGGTTGTTTTACGTCGCGCTCACCCGGGCCAAAAACTCGCTGTATGTCTGCTTCCCACTGAACGACTACATGCCGGGACGCGGCTTCGGCAGACATTCCCTGTCGCAGCTCACACGCTTTTTGCCCAAGGGCATTCGCAAACGCTTTCACGAACGCACCGGCATCGCCGCCCCCGCAGCGGATGAACAGGTCGAAATGCAACCGCACATTACGTCGGAAATGATCCGCCGGCAAAGCCGCTCGATGTGGAGTTGATTCCACGCGCTGCTGCTTACTCAGCGATATGAGCTTCTGCGCGGAGTTGTTTGTATCGACTAAACAGCAGGCTGCCTGAGTAGCAGAGGAAGTATGCCATGATCAACGGCATTTCTGCGTTCCCCCAGGGTGGGCGCATTCCCAACAGCAGCATTGCGAGAAACATCAGTCCCAATAAAACACCCTGCCACAAACTCTGCTCATCCGCCCAACGCGCGAAGTATCGAAACCCAATGGCAAAAGGCAATTTATGCATGCGCCATGTGACGCGGCGCATGACCGCTAGAAATTCAACAATGTTAGAATACAGCCACCCCAGGTCATTGTGTAAAAGTGGATCCCAAAGAAGACTCCCAACGCTGTCGTGACCGCGGTGATCCCCAACGAATACAACAAGAGTCGTTTGTGCGCCGAACGGATGATGCCGCGATACGCTTGTTTGGACAAAAGGTATCCCTGGAAGGCGCCGAGTGGAAAAAATGCGTGTGGTCCTTCTTCAGGGCCTAAAAATCTGCGCTGTTCCAGTTCGTCAAGCCAATTCGTCGTCATTGTTGAGCACCTCGACCAAGGCCGGATACAATACCCGCGTTGCCGGGAATCCATTATAAAACGGTTCCAATCGTTCGCTAGATGAACTTGCCTTCCAGCCCCTGCCCTGCTACTGGTTGATGCAGTTAGCTTTCGCTCGAAGAACCTTCTCGGCCGCGTGCCCGCGTCCATTGCTATAGGAGCCCCAATATGCCCAACGCACAACCGCTCGCCAACAAACGGATTCTCATCTTTGTCGGCGACATTTACGAAGACCTGGAACTGTGGTACCCCAAACTGCGGCTCATCGAAGCCGGAGCAACTGTCACCGTGGCCGGGCCTCAGGCTGATACGTCGTATGCGGGAAAGAACGGCTACCCTTGTGTCTCCGATGCGAAGATCGACGACATGGAGGCGGCCGACTTTGATGGGTTGGTTGTGCCGGGTGGATTTATGCCGGACAAGCTCCGTCGCGATCCCAAGGTGCTCCAGCTGGTTCGCGATTTCGACACCGCCGGCAAACTGGTCGCCGCTGTTTGCCACGGGGGTTGGATTCCCATCTCCGCGGGCGTCTACAAGGGAGTCCGCGTGACCGGATCGCCCGGAATCAAGGACGACCTGATCAACGCCGGTGCCCTTTGGGAAGACACAGCTGTCGTCGTCGATCGGCATTTCGTCTGCAGCCGCAAACCGGACGACTTGCCCGATTTCTGTCGCGGAATCTTGCAGGTTATGGCGTGAATCTGGAGTTCCTTAGATTTTCAAGAAAATTCTTGTGAACCGGCGTGATATACGACAAACGGTCGCGTCTGAGGGAGAAACTTCGCCTGCGGCAACCGAATAGCGGAATCCGAATCACCCGAGGATTTACGCTTCTCGC from the Symmachiella macrocystis genome contains:
- a CDS encoding DNA translocase FtsK, with amino-acid sequence MNFSRLRTDLTALAMLAATVFAALSLVSYDPADAPGQNVYPPHEHASNICGIAGAHLAHMLFSVMGLSAYALVVGLVVLDVRLLARRPFSDPYVRATGFGLILLSLSVAFRTISIGLGNVPAVGSGGYLGAWGYTLLDRRFSTGGTMIFVATGMAAGLILVCDGLILRLMTLLKSGPGKIWGRLNLVSRFSSSKKFANRIAEPFRRRGMETDEDWEEQLETHAAANAVEEEASVEDPFTDEADEDTEKPRKPIRINPPVSAVGDRDRLMVKLDANADSVEEVALPETSLLENADDFPFEYLSEKARKAAAVLERTFQEFGLNVRVSEIDTGPVITQFELELEKGLRLNKITSLADDLAVALRVPAVRVVAPIPGKNTVGVEVPNDKQVMVRLRELIESSPEQTEKHRIPIFLGKDVSGRPLAVDLTKMPHLLIAGRTGTGKSVCLNTLILSMLMTRSPAEVKMLMIDPKMVELSPYKRVPHLMHPVITDMKKAEAILAWAVDKMEERYDLLARCGVRHLDSYNKLGKEEVLNRIGEDPESEEAHNIPDKMPYIVIIADEMADMMMTSGKDVEGHIIRLAQKSRAVGIHLVLATQKPTVDVITGLIKSNLPARISFQVASKTDSRVVLDEMGAERLLGNGDMLYLAPGTSKVTRAQGTFVSDDEVNKVIEFFSDQEPQYSQELAQISTSGGGATGGIEAMRKRDDLYESAIDVVIREGRGSVSLLQRALGIGYGRGARLIDYMAEDGIVGDYNGSQAREVLYTPEQWRAIVEGVEEDEYAMAE
- a CDS encoding ABC transporter permease; the protein is MTLTSIIWKELRERPTAMFTSVLAILLGVTALVAIRNVTVFSEQEVAGKLDTLGANVLVLPKGVTLQDYYAADMHKETIPEEHVAELAMAGLTGVEGLSPKLCVPITLQEKSATLTGIMPQADLQTMAAWQGGQLFKKHIGCKAKINVANAADDAPEALARRRTIQDLQENDAILGADLAAHTGLKTGDSIELLGESFTVIAALEPTGTIDDTRVFAHLHSVQRLSNAGEVVNVIEVMGCCEDVANGLVTELSTMLPNTKIVTIANVVETQVSINRMMTRLSYLFLAILIAVGGASMASAMYANVMERRREIGTLMALGATPHFVTRLFLFKAGLLGLVGGIGGYLVGSVLALVLGPNFAGVAVQPIPSLALIAAGTAMLVSFAASYFPARRAAGLDPCLCFQEV
- a CDS encoding type 1 glutamine amidotransferase domain-containing protein, which codes for MPNAQPLANKRILIFVGDIYEDLELWYPKLRLIEAGATVTVAGPQADTSYAGKNGYPCVSDAKIDDMEAADFDGLVVPGGFMPDKLRRDPKVLQLVRDFDTAGKLVAAVCHGGWIPISAGVYKGVRVTGSPGIKDDLINAGALWEDTAVVVDRHFVCSRKPDDLPDFCRGILQVMA
- a CDS encoding phosphopantothenoylcysteine decarboxylase domain-containing protein — encoded protein: MKILITAGPTREYLDDVRFLSNASSGRMGYSIAQAAIDAGHEVVLVSGPVALPVPAGCELVSVEGTRDMYDACLARFAECDGVIASAAVCDYGPRERTSGKRVKTGLPITIELVEMPDIIAELGRQKGQRWSVGFALEAQDPHRRAVEKLHKKNCDAIVLNRTTAIGANDNSIELIDSTDTTVAKWTGSKIDIAHRLIAWIVGTLAD
- a CDS encoding ATP-dependent helicase; the encoded protein is MEPTPVIDEILSTLNEQQRSAAIHGRDPLLIVAGAGTGKTTTLAHRVAHLIADGVNPARILLLTFTRRAAGEMVRRVDGILRQLNHLSEKRGARVGKYSGKQLWGGTFHAVAARLLRMHGRSIGLEPEFTVHDRSDSEDLINVLRTELDLASAETRFPRKSTCIDIYSRCVNSRRSLQDVLTNSFPWCVQYADDLRRLFAAFVDRKEQNAVLDYDDLLLFWHGLLSDPAAGTAIRSRFDCVLVDEYQDTNLLQAEILQLLRPDGQGVTVVGDDAQSIYSFRAATVRNILDFPETYANTRVIPLEQNYRSTQPILDVTNEVIGQAQQRHEKKLWSEQTQGEPPVLVHCQDEDEQTEFVISEILAHREKGVDLRKQAVLFRASQHSMTLELELARRNIPFHKYGGLKFVETAHVKDLMAYMRLAENPRDFVSGVRVLLLLPGIGPKRTRDLMLLLNDAGGDFRVWEEFDPPAAAKDYWAKFVELMRNLNGPKLKDLPHQVHCVFEFYGDLLQRKYDHADARLRDLEQLEQLANRFPDRATFLTEITLDPPASTQDLAGPPTLDDDYLVLSTIHSAKGLEWDAVYVLHAADGKIPSDMATKNEAEIEEELRLFYVALTRAKNSLYVCFPLNDYMPGRGFGRHSLSQLTRFLPKGIRKRFHERTGIAAPAADEQVEMQPHITSEMIRRQSRSMWS